The following is a genomic window from Lysinibacillus sp. JNUCC-52.
CGGATGTTGCACAAGAAGTTTTTGTAAAACTGTACCGCTTTTTACATCAATTTAAGCAGGATCGATTTACGACATGGCTTTATAAAGTGACACTCAATGCTACGCGTGACTACTATCGTAAGGAGCAACGTGAGCAGGCTAAGGAGGAACTGTTAAATGCTCAGCGACAAAATTATAGTCCTTCGGCTGAAAAACACGTATTGAATTTTGAGGAAGATCGATTATTACACCAAACTATTCAAGCACTTGATGAAAAATATCGCTATCCACTTGTATTGTTTTACTTTCATGAGTTGAAATACGAGGAAATTGCAGAGGTGCTTGGGATTTCTTTGTCGGCGGTCAAAGTACGAATTTTACGGGCAAAGGAAAAACTAAAAGTCTCTTTGACACAGGAGGGGAGTGTTGAAAATGGATGACAAACAATTTGATAAACGCATGGCACTATTGAAAAAATCTTATGACCGAATGGAACAACAATTAAATCC
Proteins encoded in this region:
- a CDS encoding RNA polymerase sigma factor — its product is MNESELIERAQQGDKDAYIELIRIHQRTVEKFAYQCGVHSSDLADVAQEVFVKLYRFLHQFKQDRFTTWLYKVTLNATRDYYRKEQREQAKEELLNAQRQNYSPSAEKHVLNFEEDRLLHQTIQALDEKYRYPLVLFYFHELKYEEIAEVLGISLSAVKVRILRAKEKLKVSLTQEGSVENG